The following are encoded in a window of Sinomonas cyclohexanicum genomic DNA:
- a CDS encoding sarcosine oxidase subunit gamma, with product MAETIEVNAGTLRRSPAAQLAEAFAAATVSGKHAVSVREVPFLTQLGLRAVPGSAGAAALETALGVSLPTGHGSTTAGGGYTVLWIGPDEFLAVGDLSGDENGHEDGDSASQDRGPAEAARVGAALGEVGARTPGAVVDLSANRTTFELTGPSALAVLEKGVSFDLHPRQFAVGRAIATVLDHVPVLLWKTGEETYRILPRASFADHVGRWLVDAMREFAVGDLTGPGVR from the coding sequence ATGGCTGAGACGATTGAAGTGAATGCAGGTACCCTCCGCCGCAGCCCCGCGGCCCAGCTCGCGGAGGCATTCGCCGCGGCGACCGTCTCGGGCAAGCACGCTGTGTCGGTGCGGGAGGTCCCGTTCCTGACCCAGCTCGGCCTCCGGGCCGTGCCGGGCTCGGCCGGGGCCGCCGCCCTCGAGACCGCCCTCGGCGTCTCCCTCCCCACCGGGCACGGGAGCACGACGGCGGGCGGTGGCTACACCGTCCTGTGGATCGGGCCGGACGAGTTCCTGGCCGTCGGCGATCTGAGCGGCGATGAGAACGGCCACGAGGACGGCGACTCGGCGTCCCAGGACCGCGGCCCGGCCGAGGCCGCCCGGGTGGGTGCTGCGCTCGGTGAGGTCGGCGCGCGGACGCCCGGCGCCGTCGTCGACCTCTCCGCCAACCGCACCACGTTCGAGCTGACCGGACCGAGCGCCCTCGCGGTGCTCGAGAAGGGCGTCTCCTTCGACCTGCACCCGCGGCAGTTCGCCGTCGGCCGGGCGATCGCGACCGTTCTGGACCACGTCCCCGTGCTGCTGTGGAAGACGGGCGAGGAGACCTACCGGATCCTGCCGCGCGCCTCCTTCGCGGACCATGTGGGCCGGTGGCTCGTCGATGCCATGCGCGAGTTCGCCGTCGGCGACCTCACAGGGCCGGGCGTACGGTAA
- a CDS encoding 2Fe-2S iron-sulfur cluster-binding protein, with protein sequence MTNQSHRLPADKPAGRRTNERIDRGTPVTFTVDGTEYTGFAGDTVASALLANGVAETGPSMYLGRPRGILAAGVEEPNALLTVKDRGAGGVDETMLPATIVELTDGLAATYLSGLGTLDPRQDTAVYDKKHVHTDVLVIGAGPAGLAAAREAAATGARVILIDDQPELGGSLLSSPGETVDGVPAPEWIAAAAAELAAADEVTVLTRTNAFGSYDSNYVVALESRTDHLGAAKARELDAQGVSRQRLWHIRAAQVVLATGAHERPIVFADNDRPGIMLASAARTYLNRYAVRPGSAAVVFTTNDSAYATATDLVAAGVPVAAVVDARPEKTAVATAAEAAGIRVIPGSVVSSTEGSESGRVSAVVVRGLDAAGGLTGAGERLEADLLAVSGGWSPLVHLFSQRQGKLRWDEDLAGFVPASTVTAQQVVGAARGSYATADAVSEGAHAGAVAAFNAGFVTEAGQHATAVSAHPAVASAPTRQVWLVPGETGGPADWNTHFVDFQRDQTVHDVLRATGAGMRSVEHIKRYTSISTANDQGKTSGVNAIGVIAAALKGDGGVAPGIGEIGTTTFRAPYAPVAFAALAGRKRGELFDPERITSVHPWHVAHGAKFEFVGQWLRPWYFPQGEETMDEAVLRECAAVRESVGFMDATTLGKIEIWGADAGEFLNRIYTNAFKKLAPGMGRYGVMCGPDGMIFDDGVTLRLDQDRYFMTTTTGGAAKVLDWLEEWHQTEWPELDANFTSVTEQWTTVAVVGPKSRAVIAKVAPELDVDNDAFPFMAWRETTLASGIPARVCRISFSGELAYEINVATWYGLQVWEDVAEAGAEFNITPYGTETMHVLRAEKGYPIVGQDTDGTVTPQDAGMEWIVSKAKDFVGKRSYSREDTARTDRKHLISLIPVDPSFRLPEGTQIIEQGISTDSSNGPVPMQGFVTSSYHSAALGRSFALALIKNGRNRIGETLTAVAGDRLVDVTVGETVLFDPEGKRRDG encoded by the coding sequence GTGACCAACCAGAGCCACCGTCTCCCCGCAGACAAGCCCGCCGGTCGGCGGACGAACGAGCGGATCGACCGCGGCACGCCGGTGACCTTCACGGTCGACGGCACCGAGTACACCGGGTTCGCGGGGGACACCGTTGCCTCGGCCCTCCTCGCCAACGGCGTGGCCGAGACCGGCCCGTCCATGTACCTGGGCCGCCCGCGCGGCATCCTCGCCGCAGGCGTCGAGGAGCCCAACGCGCTGCTCACCGTCAAGGACCGCGGCGCCGGCGGCGTCGACGAGACGATGCTTCCCGCCACGATCGTCGAGCTCACCGACGGACTGGCCGCCACGTACCTCTCCGGCCTCGGCACGCTCGACCCCCGCCAGGACACTGCCGTCTACGACAAGAAGCACGTCCATACCGACGTGCTCGTGATCGGCGCGGGCCCCGCCGGCCTCGCCGCGGCCCGCGAGGCCGCCGCGACCGGCGCCCGCGTGATCCTCATCGACGACCAGCCGGAGCTGGGCGGCTCGCTGCTCTCCTCTCCCGGCGAGACGGTCGACGGCGTCCCCGCACCCGAGTGGATCGCCGCGGCCGCCGCTGAGCTCGCCGCGGCGGACGAGGTCACGGTCCTGACCCGCACGAACGCGTTCGGCTCGTACGACTCCAACTACGTCGTGGCCCTCGAATCCCGCACGGACCACCTCGGCGCCGCCAAGGCCCGCGAGCTGGACGCCCAGGGCGTCTCGCGCCAGCGGCTGTGGCACATTCGCGCCGCTCAGGTGGTCCTCGCGACCGGCGCCCACGAGCGCCCGATCGTGTTCGCGGACAACGACCGCCCGGGCATCATGCTCGCCTCCGCGGCCCGCACGTACCTCAACCGGTATGCCGTGCGCCCCGGCTCCGCCGCGGTCGTGTTCACCACGAACGATTCGGCCTACGCCACCGCGACCGACCTTGTCGCCGCCGGCGTCCCGGTCGCTGCCGTCGTGGACGCGCGTCCGGAGAAGACCGCAGTGGCCACCGCCGCCGAGGCGGCCGGAATCCGCGTGATCCCCGGCTCGGTGGTGAGCAGCACGGAAGGCTCCGAGAGCGGCCGGGTGAGCGCCGTCGTCGTGCGCGGCCTGGATGCCGCCGGCGGGCTGACCGGCGCCGGCGAGCGCCTCGAGGCGGACCTCCTGGCCGTCTCCGGCGGCTGGAGCCCCCTGGTGCACCTGTTCAGCCAGCGCCAGGGCAAGCTGCGCTGGGACGAGGACCTCGCGGGCTTCGTGCCGGCGAGCACCGTCACGGCCCAGCAGGTGGTCGGCGCGGCCCGCGGTTCGTACGCGACAGCGGATGCCGTCTCCGAGGGCGCCCACGCCGGCGCGGTTGCGGCGTTCAACGCGGGCTTCGTGACCGAGGCCGGCCAGCACGCCACCGCGGTCTCCGCCCACCCGGCCGTGGCTTCCGCACCGACACGCCAGGTCTGGCTCGTCCCTGGCGAGACCGGCGGCCCGGCCGACTGGAACACCCACTTCGTGGACTTCCAGCGCGACCAGACCGTCCACGACGTGCTCCGCGCGACCGGCGCGGGCATGCGCTCGGTCGAGCACATCAAGCGCTACACCTCGATCTCCACCGCAAACGACCAGGGCAAGACCTCGGGCGTCAACGCGATCGGCGTGATTGCGGCGGCGCTCAAGGGAGACGGGGGCGTGGCGCCCGGCATCGGCGAGATCGGCACGACGACGTTCCGCGCCCCGTACGCACCGGTCGCCTTCGCGGCGCTGGCCGGCCGCAAGCGCGGCGAGCTGTTCGACCCGGAGCGCATCACGTCCGTGCACCCGTGGCACGTGGCGCACGGCGCGAAGTTCGAGTTCGTGGGCCAGTGGCTGCGCCCGTGGTACTTCCCGCAGGGCGAGGAGACCATGGACGAGGCCGTGCTGCGCGAGTGCGCTGCCGTGCGCGAGTCCGTGGGCTTCATGGACGCCACGACCCTCGGCAAGATCGAGATCTGGGGCGCGGACGCGGGCGAGTTCCTCAACCGCATCTACACCAACGCGTTCAAGAAGCTCGCCCCGGGCATGGGCCGCTACGGCGTCATGTGCGGGCCGGACGGCATGATCTTCGACGACGGCGTGACCCTCCGCCTGGACCAGGACCGGTACTTCATGACCACCACCACCGGTGGCGCCGCGAAGGTCCTCGACTGGCTCGAGGAGTGGCACCAGACGGAGTGGCCGGAGCTCGACGCGAACTTCACGTCCGTGACCGAGCAGTGGACCACGGTCGCCGTGGTCGGCCCGAAGTCCCGCGCGGTCATCGCGAAGGTGGCCCCGGAGCTGGACGTGGACAACGACGCGTTCCCGTTCATGGCCTGGCGCGAGACGACCCTCGCCTCCGGCATCCCGGCCCGCGTGTGCCGCATCTCGTTCTCCGGCGAGCTCGCCTACGAGATCAACGTGGCCACGTGGTACGGGCTGCAGGTGTGGGAGGACGTCGCCGAGGCCGGCGCCGAGTTCAACATCACCCCGTACGGCACCGAGACGATGCACGTGCTGCGCGCCGAGAAGGGCTACCCGATCGTGGGCCAGGACACCGACGGCACCGTGACGCCGCAGGACGCGGGCATGGAGTGGATCGTGTCCAAGGCGAAGGACTTCGTGGGCAAGCGTTCGTACTCCCGCGAGGACACGGCCCGCACGGACCGCAAGCACCTCATCTCCCTGATCCCGGTCGATCCGTCCTTCCGCCTCCCGGAGGGCACGCAGATCATCGAGCAGGGCATCTCCACTGACTCCTCGAACGGCCCCGTGCCGATGCAGGGGTTCGTCACGTCGAGCTACCACTCGGCAGCGCTGGGGCGCTCGTTCGCCCTGGCCCTCATCAAGAATGGCCGCAACCGCATCGGCGAGACCCTCACCGCCGTCGCCGGGGACCGGCTCGTGGATGTCACGGTCGGAGAGACCGTCCTGTTCGATCCTGAAGGGAAGCGCCGTGATGGCTGA
- the purU gene encoding formyltetrahydrofolate deformylase has translation MTTDPVEYVLTLDCAEGPGIVYAVSGFLAERGCDIVDIKQFGDRRAGHFYMRVHFEAPSQGSTDDDGDRLRAEFASVGAKFGMTWKIRPAAERTRVLLMVSKFGHCLNDLLFRARIGELPIDIVAVVSNWEDQRSLVEWHGIPYHHIPVTKETKPEAEEKLLALVDSYDVELVVLARYMQVLSDALATKMAGRVINIHHSFLPSFKGAKPYHQAWERGVKTVGATAHYVNAELDEGPIIAQQVIEVDHTHSPEDLVAVGRDAETKALSNAVRWHCEGRVILNGNRTVVLR, from the coding sequence ATGACTACAGATCCGGTTGAGTATGTCCTCACGCTGGACTGCGCCGAGGGGCCGGGGATCGTGTACGCGGTCTCCGGGTTCCTCGCCGAGCGCGGCTGCGACATCGTGGACATCAAGCAGTTCGGGGACCGCCGCGCGGGGCACTTCTACATGAGGGTGCACTTCGAGGCGCCGTCCCAGGGTTCAACGGACGACGACGGCGATCGCCTCCGTGCGGAGTTCGCCTCAGTCGGGGCGAAGTTCGGGATGACCTGGAAGATCCGGCCGGCCGCGGAGAGGACCCGCGTGCTGCTCATGGTCTCCAAGTTCGGGCACTGCCTGAACGACCTGCTCTTCCGGGCGCGGATCGGTGAGCTGCCGATCGACATCGTCGCGGTCGTCTCCAACTGGGAGGACCAGCGCAGCCTGGTCGAGTGGCATGGGATCCCGTACCACCACATCCCGGTGACCAAGGAGACGAAGCCGGAGGCCGAGGAGAAGCTTCTGGCGCTCGTGGACTCGTACGACGTGGAGCTCGTGGTCCTCGCCCGGTACATGCAGGTGCTCTCGGACGCGCTCGCCACGAAGATGGCGGGACGGGTGATCAACATCCACCACTCGTTCCTTCCGTCCTTCAAGGGCGCGAAGCCGTACCACCAGGCGTGGGAGCGCGGCGTCAAGACCGTGGGCGCGACAGCGCACTACGTCAACGCCGAGCTCGACGAGGGGCCGATCATCGCCCAGCAGGTCATCGAGGTGGATCACACCCACTCGCCCGAGGACCTCGTGGCGGTGGGCCGGGACGCGGAGACCAAGGCACTCTCCAACGCGGTGCGCTGGCACTGCGAGGGACGCGTGATCCTCAACGGCAACCGCACGGTGGTGCTCCGCTAG
- a CDS encoding CBU_0592 family membrane protein codes for MPIEVTGWVGALAVLAAYLSVSMGWLRPGRRFQTANLLGSCAFMVNGAYHGAWPSVVTNIAWFLISIIALLRARITRAHPEVSAVVETLESVDFPPAVSEDWMGRGGAAQDGRER; via the coding sequence GTGCCGATTGAAGTCACCGGTTGGGTCGGAGCACTCGCGGTGCTGGCGGCATACCTCTCTGTTTCGATGGGCTGGCTCCGGCCGGGCCGCCGATTCCAGACGGCAAACCTCTTGGGTTCATGCGCCTTCATGGTCAATGGCGCCTACCACGGTGCGTGGCCGTCCGTCGTCACGAACATCGCCTGGTTCCTCATCTCGATCATCGCCCTCCTGCGCGCCAGGATCACCCGGGCGCACCCAGAGGTCTCCGCCGTGGTCGAGACGCTTGAGTCCGTCGACTTCCCGCCAGCCGTGTCGGAGGACTGGATGGGACGCGGCGGCGCCGCGCAAGACGGGAGGGAGCGCTGA
- a CDS encoding sarcosine oxidase subunit delta, producing the protein MLLITCPNCGPRDETEFHYGGQAHVAYPENPAELSDTEWSRYLFYRENTKGNFAERWTHSGGCRKWFNAIRDTVTYEFKSVYTGASPAENADRQNTTASTNGGQK; encoded by the coding sequence ATGCTTCTCATCACCTGCCCGAACTGCGGGCCCCGCGACGAGACCGAGTTCCACTACGGCGGCCAGGCCCACGTGGCCTACCCCGAGAACCCCGCCGAGCTGTCCGACACCGAGTGGTCCCGGTACCTCTTCTACCGCGAGAACACGAAGGGCAACTTCGCGGAGCGCTGGACCCACAGCGGCGGCTGCCGCAAGTGGTTCAACGCCATCCGCGACACCGTGACCTACGAGTTCAAGTCCGTCTACACCGGCGCCTCGCCAGCTGAGAACGCCGACAGGCAGAACACCACTGCATCCACGAATGGAGGCCAGAAGTGA
- the glyA gene encoding serine hydroxymethyltransferase, whose amino-acid sequence MENLLDLPLASADPEVAAAIAAELGRQQETLEMIASENFAPTAVMEAQGSVLTNKYAEGYPGKRYYGGCENVDVIEQLAIDRAKTLFGAEYANVQPHSGAQANASAMHALIQPGDTIMGLDLAHGGHLTHGMKINFSGKLYKVVPYRVSEKDHRIDMAEVERLADEHRPQLMIAGWSAYSRQLDFAEFRRIADKVGAYLLVDMSHFAGLVAAGLHPNPVPHAHVTTTTTHKTLGGPRGGIILTNDAALAKKINSAVFPGQQGGPLEHVIAGKAVAFKFAATEEFKDRQHRTLEGARLLAERLLQPDLAEAGIGVVNGGTDVHLVLVDLRNSELDGQQGEDRLHRIGITVNRNAVPFDPRPPMVSSGLRIGTPALATRGFGAEEFIEVAEIIAAALKPEFDDELAASLRSRVAVLADKHPLYPNLTPGQNDLAGAHTENGAQ is encoded by the coding sequence CAGCAGGAGACCCTCGAGATGATCGCGAGCGAGAACTTCGCCCCCACCGCGGTCATGGAGGCGCAGGGCTCGGTCCTGACCAACAAGTACGCCGAGGGCTACCCGGGCAAGCGGTACTACGGCGGCTGCGAGAACGTCGACGTGATCGAGCAGCTCGCCATCGACAGGGCAAAGACGCTCTTCGGCGCCGAGTACGCGAACGTCCAGCCGCACTCGGGCGCCCAGGCGAACGCGTCCGCGATGCACGCGCTCATCCAGCCGGGCGACACGATCATGGGCCTCGACCTGGCCCACGGTGGCCATCTCACGCACGGGATGAAGATCAACTTCTCGGGCAAGCTCTACAAGGTGGTCCCGTACCGTGTCTCCGAGAAGGACCACCGGATCGACATGGCCGAGGTCGAGCGGCTCGCCGACGAGCACCGGCCCCAGCTGATGATCGCGGGCTGGTCCGCCTATTCCCGCCAGCTCGACTTCGCCGAGTTCCGCCGCATCGCGGACAAGGTCGGCGCGTACCTGCTCGTGGACATGAGCCACTTCGCCGGCCTCGTGGCCGCGGGCCTGCACCCGAACCCCGTCCCGCACGCCCACGTCACGACCACCACGACGCACAAGACCCTGGGCGGCCCGCGCGGCGGGATCATCCTGACCAACGACGCCGCACTGGCCAAGAAGATCAACTCGGCGGTGTTCCCGGGCCAGCAGGGCGGCCCGCTCGAGCACGTGATCGCCGGCAAGGCGGTCGCGTTCAAGTTCGCCGCGACCGAGGAGTTCAAGGACCGCCAGCACCGCACTCTCGAGGGCGCGCGGCTCCTCGCGGAGCGCCTGCTGCAGCCCGACCTCGCGGAGGCGGGGATCGGCGTCGTGAACGGAGGCACCGACGTGCACCTGGTCCTCGTGGACCTGCGGAACTCCGAGCTGGACGGCCAGCAGGGCGAGGACCGCCTTCACCGCATCGGGATCACGGTCAACCGCAACGCCGTCCCGTTCGACCCGCGCCCGCCGATGGTCTCCTCCGGCCTGCGGATCGGCACGCCCGCCCTGGCGACCCGGGGCTTCGGCGCCGAAGAGTTCATCGAGGTGGCAGAGATCATCGCCGCCGCCCTCAAGCCAGAGTTCGACGACGAGCTGGCCGCCTCGCTGCGCAGCCGCGTCGCCGTCCTCGCCGACAAGCACCCCCTCTACCCGAACCTGACCCCGGGCCAGAACGACCTGGCCGGGGCCCACACCGAGAACGGAGCCCAGTGA
- a CDS encoding FCD domain-containing protein, producing MSTWREQLAFAPLETAERGEEIGRRIRHAIELGVLEDGTQLPSENDLAAMMGVSTQTLRAALAELRHLGLVETRRGRGGGSFVKANTGDIARARRDTLAAYTLDGLRDIREYRAVLAGSAAAAAAERPQQISVARLLSLGAMVETATEPADMARADSRFHLELAAASRSVRLTRQEMALQAEVGPLIWTSAAGDGRRAAREHTEIVEAIQAGDPLIARARAEEHIRHEMNALIDLRMSMEGPAAKAPPPAGGEPGIIASIEALAVEIEMAAVAAIRAVDDAILAALDSSKDGGLDSLEGVYGVTLEALEEARSVLYGVGFLADATYFGDTGIVWSYVPVGQQAPRRLEMDLQYYDYSSSPWWPKDDRGGVQTSYSFVDALGSNAYLVTFSKRVVKDGRSVGVAAADVLVSRLQERFAPFLELLPVGSCIVDQMDVVIAANSGSLVGDIFSPDGEVARTVALPTVPWRLHVAEPDTP from the coding sequence ATGAGCACGTGGAGAGAACAACTCGCGTTCGCTCCCCTCGAGACCGCCGAGCGCGGCGAGGAGATCGGGCGCCGGATCCGCCATGCCATCGAGCTCGGCGTCCTCGAAGACGGGACCCAGCTTCCGAGCGAGAACGATCTCGCGGCCATGATGGGCGTCTCGACCCAGACGCTGCGGGCAGCCTTGGCGGAGCTGCGTCATCTCGGCCTCGTGGAGACGCGCCGGGGCCGGGGCGGCGGCAGCTTCGTCAAGGCCAACACGGGAGATATCGCGCGGGCCCGCAGGGACACCCTCGCCGCCTACACGCTCGACGGCCTCCGCGACATCCGGGAATACCGTGCCGTTCTGGCCGGCTCAGCGGCGGCGGCCGCTGCCGAGAGGCCACAGCAGATCTCCGTTGCGCGCCTCTTGTCGCTCGGCGCCATGGTCGAGACCGCCACCGAGCCGGCCGACATGGCCCGGGCCGACAGCCGGTTCCACCTCGAGCTTGCTGCCGCGTCGAGGTCCGTCCGGCTCACGCGTCAGGAGATGGCGCTGCAGGCCGAGGTCGGGCCGCTGATCTGGACGAGCGCGGCCGGGGACGGCCGCCGAGCGGCCCGGGAGCACACCGAGATCGTGGAGGCGATCCAGGCCGGCGACCCCCTCATCGCGCGCGCCCGCGCGGAAGAGCACATCCGCCACGAGATGAATGCCCTCATCGATCTGCGCATGTCGATGGAGGGACCGGCCGCGAAGGCTCCCCCGCCGGCCGGCGGCGAGCCCGGCATCATCGCCTCCATCGAGGCGCTCGCAGTGGAGATCGAGATGGCCGCGGTTGCCGCGATCCGCGCCGTCGACGATGCCATCCTCGCCGCCCTCGACTCCTCGAAGGACGGCGGGCTGGACTCGCTCGAGGGCGTCTATGGCGTCACCCTCGAGGCCCTGGAGGAGGCCCGGTCTGTCCTGTACGGGGTCGGGTTCCTCGCGGACGCGACGTACTTCGGGGACACGGGCATCGTGTGGTCCTACGTGCCCGTCGGCCAGCAGGCGCCCCGCAGGCTCGAGATGGATCTGCAGTACTACGACTATTCGAGCTCCCCATGGTGGCCGAAGGATGACCGGGGCGGCGTCCAGACGAGCTACTCCTTCGTCGATGCGCTCGGCTCCAACGCGTACCTCGTCACCTTCAGCAAGCGCGTCGTGAAGGATGGCAGGTCCGTCGGCGTCGCCGCGGCCGATGTGCTGGTCTCGCGCCTCCAGGAACGGTTCGCGCCGTTCCTGGAGCTGCTGCCGGTCGGATCCTGCATCGTCGACCAGATGGACGTCGTCATCGCCGCCAACTCAGGCAGTCTTGTCGGGGACATCTTCTCCCCCGACGGCGAGGTGGCCCGGACCGTCGCCCTGCCCACCGTCCCGTGGCGCCTCCACGTCGCGGAACCGGACACACCGTGA
- a CDS encoding sarcosine oxidase subunit beta family protein, whose protein sequence is MADLLPEHPDFLWRNPDPKPSYDAVIVGGGGHGLATAYFLAKNHGMTNIAVLERGWLAGGNMARNTTIIRSNYLWDESAGIYEHSLKLWEQLPEELEYDFLFSQRGVMNLAHTLQDVRESVRRVGANKLNGVDAEWLDADQVKELCPIINTSEDIRYPVLGATYQPRAGIAKHDHVAWAFARKADELGVDIIQNCEVTGFVKDGNRVVGVQTNRGTIATGKVALCAAGHSSVLAKLAGFDLPIQSHPLQALVSELHQKVHPTVVMSNHVHVYVSQAHKGELVMGAGIDSYNGYGQRGAFHVIEEQMAAAVELFPIFSRAHLLRTWGGIVDVTLDASPVVGKAPVDGMYINCGWGTGGFKGTPGAGWTMAHTIANDEPHALNAPFALERFETGALIDEHGAAAVAH, encoded by the coding sequence ATGGCGGATCTGCTGCCCGAACACCCGGACTTCCTCTGGCGCAACCCAGACCCGAAGCCCTCGTACGACGCTGTGATCGTCGGCGGCGGCGGGCACGGCCTCGCCACCGCCTACTTCCTGGCGAAGAACCACGGGATGACCAACATCGCGGTCCTCGAGCGCGGCTGGCTCGCCGGCGGCAACATGGCCCGCAACACCACGATCATCCGCTCGAACTACCTGTGGGACGAGTCGGCCGGCATCTACGAGCACTCCCTCAAGCTGTGGGAGCAGCTCCCCGAGGAGCTCGAGTACGACTTCCTGTTCAGCCAGCGCGGCGTCATGAACCTCGCGCACACGCTGCAGGACGTGCGCGAGTCGGTCCGGCGCGTGGGCGCGAACAAGCTCAACGGAGTGGACGCCGAGTGGCTCGACGCGGACCAGGTCAAGGAACTCTGCCCGATCATCAACACGAGCGAGGACATCCGCTACCCCGTCCTCGGCGCGACCTACCAGCCCCGAGCCGGCATCGCGAAGCACGACCACGTCGCGTGGGCCTTCGCCCGCAAGGCGGACGAGCTCGGCGTCGACATCATCCAGAACTGCGAGGTCACCGGCTTCGTCAAGGACGGCAACCGTGTGGTGGGCGTCCAGACGAACCGCGGCACGATCGCCACGGGCAAGGTCGCCCTGTGCGCGGCCGGCCACTCGAGCGTCCTCGCGAAGCTCGCGGGCTTCGACCTGCCGATCCAGTCCCACCCGCTCCAGGCGCTCGTCTCCGAGCTCCACCAGAAGGTCCACCCCACGGTGGTCATGTCCAACCACGTCCACGTGTACGTCTCCCAGGCGCACAAGGGCGAGCTGGTCATGGGCGCGGGCATCGACTCGTACAACGGCTACGGCCAGCGCGGCGCGTTCCACGTCATCGAGGAGCAGATGGCCGCGGCCGTGGAGCTCTTCCCGATCTTCTCCCGCGCACACCTCCTGCGCACCTGGGGCGGAATCGTGGATGTCACGCTCGACGCCTCCCCGGTGGTCGGCAAGGCCCCCGTGGACGGCATGTACATCAACTGCGGCTGGGGTACGGGCGGCTTCAAGGGCACCCCGGGCGCCGGCTGGACCATGGCCCACACGATCGCCAACGACGAGCCCCACGCCCTCAACGCACCGTTCGCCCTCGAGCGCTTCGAGACCGGCGCCCTCATCGACGAGCACGGCGCCGCCGCCGTCGCCCACTGA
- a CDS encoding DMT family transporter, translating to MSHAAGPGAATSRRVQTALVFGVAVIVAGGNAVAIRISNREIDPLYGAAGRFAIAALVFAVVVVTGHAAWPRGRALLGAVLYGVLNFALAYGFIYEGLRSIHAGIAQVILAAAPLATILLAAAFGLESFSWRRLAGTGVAVLGIGVVSGLGSAGAPAFSLLGIGAMIAAAVSIAGGAVVVKLFPPAPGAALNAIGMAVGAVLLGIASLVTGEHWSVPTRPETLAAVGFLIVSTIILFAAFLFVIRRWSASATSYQFLLLPIPSVLLSALLDAEPLTASLFAGGLLVAAGAYTALHSPTGASRSAFPRAARRP from the coding sequence ATGAGCCACGCAGCGGGTCCCGGCGCGGCGACGTCGCGGCGCGTCCAGACGGCGCTCGTCTTCGGCGTCGCCGTCATCGTGGCCGGCGGCAACGCGGTGGCGATCCGCATCAGCAACCGCGAGATCGATCCGCTCTACGGAGCAGCGGGCCGCTTCGCGATCGCGGCGCTCGTGTTCGCCGTGGTTGTGGTCACCGGGCACGCTGCGTGGCCGCGCGGTCGCGCACTCCTCGGGGCTGTCCTCTACGGCGTGCTCAACTTCGCGCTGGCCTACGGTTTCATCTACGAGGGGCTGCGCAGCATCCATGCGGGCATCGCCCAGGTCATCCTCGCCGCCGCGCCCTTGGCCACGATCCTCCTTGCGGCCGCGTTCGGCCTTGAGTCGTTCAGCTGGCGCCGCCTCGCGGGCACCGGCGTGGCGGTCCTGGGCATAGGAGTTGTCAGTGGACTGGGCAGCGCGGGGGCGCCCGCCTTCTCGCTCCTCGGAATCGGCGCGATGATCGCGGCGGCCGTGTCGATCGCCGGGGGCGCCGTCGTCGTGAAACTCTTCCCCCCGGCGCCTGGCGCCGCGCTCAACGCGATCGGGATGGCGGTCGGTGCTGTGCTCCTCGGGATCGCCTCACTCGTGACCGGCGAGCACTGGAGCGTGCCGACCCGGCCGGAGACACTCGCCGCAGTCGGGTTCCTCATCGTCTCGACGATCATCCTCTTCGCGGCATTCCTGTTCGTGATCCGGCGGTGGAGCGCGTCGGCGACCTCCTACCAGTTCCTCCTGCTGCCGATTCCCTCGGTGCTCCTCTCGGCGTTGCTGGACGCCGAGCCGCTCACCGCCTCGCTGTTCGCGGGCGGACTGCTCGTGGCCGCCGGCGCGTATACAGCCCTGCACTCTCCCACTGGGGCGAGCCGGTCAGCTTTCCCCCGTGCCGCCCGGCGGCCCTGA